The window AAGTGAGCTCCGCCCGATGTCCGCACCAACCTCCGCCTCCGTCTCCAGCGCCGCCGCCGAGTGGACAGCCTGGCGCACGTCGCGGCTCGCCTCCGTCACCGCGCCGACCGGCAACCTCGCGCTGGTGGAAACCCGCTGGTCAGCGCCGGATGAGCCGGAGCCGGTCGTGGAGTTGGCGGACGGGGTGACGGTCACCCGGCTGCAGCGGCGCAACCTCACGACCGGAGCGGTCGAGCACGGCATCCGCCACTGGGACGCGAACTCCCCGGCGATCCAGCATTTCGAGACGATCGACGTATTTCCGTATAACCCGGACCTGGTCCTCAAGGCAACGCTGCGTAGCGACGGTGAGCCGAAGCGCGTGCCGTTCGAGCATCTCCGCGACAACGGGCGGACGCGCGACCTCGCGGTGCCCGGCGACATTCTGCTCACCCGGGCGGGCGTCGACTACACGCTGAACGCGTTCGACGACGACGGCACGCTGCTGCTGGTGTTCGGCGACGAGACCAACGGCGTCGACACGTACGCCGCCGGGCGGTTCCTGTTCGTCGAGCGGCAGCCGGGCGCCGATCGGGTCGTGCTCGACTTCAACCGCGCGTTCGTCCCGCCCTGCGGCTTCTCGGCCGAATACAACTGTCCGATGCCGCCGCGGCAGAACCGCCTCGCCGGCCGGATCGAAGCCGGCGAGAAGCTGCC is drawn from Cryptosporangium aurantiacum and contains these coding sequences:
- a CDS encoding DUF1684 domain-containing protein, with the translated sequence MSAPTSASVSSAAAEWTAWRTSRLASVTAPTGNLALVETRWSAPDEPEPVVELADGVTVTRLQRRNLTTGAVEHGIRHWDANSPAIQHFETIDVFPYNPDLVLKATLRSDGEPKRVPFEHLRDNGRTRDLAVPGDILLTRAGVDYTLNAFDDDGTLLLVFGDETNGVDTYAAGRFLFVERQPGADRVVLDFNRAFVPPCGFSAEYNCPMPPRQNRLAGRIEAGEKLPVFRGGFAPS